Below is a genomic region from Sulfitobacter sp. OXR-159.
CTGTCTTCGGCGCGATCTATGGCCGGGGCGAGGGGATGCCTTGGGAGCCCCTGAAGGGCCAGCCGCCGTATTACGGCACCCAAGAGGATCGGTTCTTTACCCCCGATGAACGCGAGGCCGTCGCCGCGATCTGCGCGCGGCTGATCCCCTCGGATGGGGACGGGCCGGGGGCGGTTGAGGCTGATGTGATCACCTTCCTCGACCGGCAGATGGCGGGGTTCTATGGCCGTGGGCAGCATTGGTACATGAAGGGCCCCTTCCTCGAAGGCACGGCGACCCAAGGCTATCAAAGCGAGCACCCCCCGGCAGAGCTCTACCGCCACGCGCTTGCCGAACTTGACGCCTATTGCCGCGCACAGCAGGACGCCGGTTTTGCCGCGCTGAGCGCGGCGCAACAGGACGAGATCCTCAAAGGTATGGACGACGAGGAAATCACCTTCGACCCGGTCTCGGCCAAGGCGTTCTTTGACCTGATCCTGAAAAACACCATCGAAGGCTATTTCGCCGATCCGATCTACGGCGGCAACCGGGACATGGTGGCGT
It encodes:
- a CDS encoding gluconate 2-dehydrogenase subunit 3 family protein, coding for MSFPTRRKILKSLLFGGTAIAAPSAVFGAIYGRGEGMPWEPLKGQPPYYGTQEDRFFTPDEREAVAAICARLIPSDGDGPGAVEADVITFLDRQMAGFYGRGQHWYMKGPFLEGTATQGYQSEHPPAELYRHALAELDAYCRAQQDAGFAALSAAQQDEILKGMDDEEITFDPVSAKAFFDLILKNTIEGYFADPIYGGNRDMVAWHYVGFPGTRYDYRDFVGHNGARIDLPPVSLLGRPGWNSSE